A region from the Rhodohalobacter sp. SW132 genome encodes:
- a CDS encoding glycosyltransferase: MIAPYFVPRRRVGSLRPYRFVIHLQSFGWKPVVCTIQDQSQEKTDAEIQALKNVEILELKPPFDRTGGPPASSGMKKKRTLSSKAADALAEWFDSQVPMDTWIFLFRSSYGKILEKARAENPDIIWSTGDPWSGHWVGHKLSRDLNKPWIADFRDPWTQTNLNLRRRSRFSDWRDRKLEKKFISAADRVVFTSKATERAYQQHYRLDEEKTATIYNSYHPVDQESSDGEWDAEIDSSRVNLLFFGSFRRLSPAAPVANAVGKLTPEEREKIRIHSFGNLEESDTEYLEKMRLKHQFITHEKVLPTMAPSVFKKADLLLLSTSRERKHIIPAKLWEYLNSDKPILSIAPNPEIGEILARAGAGVHFENQDSDAIARFLSAAVQKKEKGEKPVEITRKPKTDLEFSPEYTTRQLAGIMEELTTDG; encoded by the coding sequence ATGATAGCACCCTATTTCGTACCCCGCAGGCGCGTGGGTTCACTGCGTCCATACAGATTTGTAATTCATTTGCAGTCGTTTGGATGGAAACCGGTTGTATGTACCATCCAGGATCAATCACAGGAAAAAACCGATGCCGAAATACAAGCTCTCAAAAATGTTGAAATTCTGGAGCTCAAGCCGCCCTTTGACAGAACAGGCGGGCCGCCGGCATCGTCCGGTATGAAGAAAAAGCGCACTCTTTCCTCTAAGGCGGCTGATGCGCTCGCTGAATGGTTTGATAGTCAGGTACCGATGGATACCTGGATTTTTCTTTTCAGAAGCTCCTACGGCAAAATACTGGAGAAAGCGAGGGCCGAAAATCCCGACATCATCTGGAGTACCGGAGATCCATGGTCGGGGCACTGGGTTGGGCATAAACTTTCACGGGATCTGAACAAGCCGTGGATTGCTGATTTTCGTGATCCCTGGACCCAAACTAACCTGAACCTGCGAAGGCGTTCCCGCTTTTCAGATTGGAGAGATCGTAAGCTTGAAAAGAAATTTATTTCAGCGGCTGATCGTGTTGTATTTACTTCAAAGGCGACAGAACGGGCCTACCAGCAGCATTACAGACTTGACGAAGAAAAAACAGCAACGATTTATAACTCCTATCATCCTGTTGATCAAGAATCCAGCGATGGAGAATGGGATGCCGAGATAGATTCATCCAGGGTGAACCTTCTTTTTTTTGGGTCATTTCGTCGTCTGAGTCCGGCGGCACCGGTGGCAAATGCTGTCGGCAAACTAACGCCGGAAGAGAGAGAAAAGATTCGTATTCACTCCTTCGGAAATCTTGAAGAGAGCGATACAGAATATCTCGAAAAAATGAGGTTGAAGCATCAATTCATAACACACGAAAAAGTTCTGCCCACCATGGCTCCCTCGGTTTTCAAAAAGGCGGATCTTCTCTTATTGAGCACCAGCAGAGAGCGAAAACATATTATTCCCGCGAAACTCTGGGAATATCTGAACAGCGACAAGCCAATTCTGTCAATCGCTCCAAACCCGGAGATCGGGGAGATTCTGGCCCGGGCGGGTGCCGGGGTCCATTTTGAAAATCAGGATAGTGATGCCATTGCCCGGTTTCTTTCAGCTGCAGTTCAGAAAAAAGAGAAAGGTGAAAAACCGGTGGAGATTACCCGAAAACCGAAAACGGACCTGGAATTTTCACCTGAATATACGACCCGTCAACTTGCCGGCATCATGGAGGAACTGACCACAGATGGGTGA
- a CDS encoding serpin family protein: MLNRIIFLSIIFFAMVMLPGCDLFNSADDTDEPRRELPRELSVHELMISEASNDFSFRLLQTLMEKEGGQSFFASPLSISTAFAMALNGAEGETYDQMRDFFGYTGMTNNEINQAYKDLIELLTTLDAQVVMNIANSIWIREGFPVLDDFLNSNSEYFNAEISELDFSSPQAPDIINGWIDEKTNGLIEEMIEEIDPLVVMYLINAIYFNGDWTVQFDPEETRDAPFYLADGTQTEVPMMQARQEFRYYEDSEWTALDMWYGNDGFSFTALIPTDNKVLEEQLPELTESRFSSITRQLEQDTLNVFVPKFELDYEIEGFPEMLKEMGLTLPFGEPETDFSRINKDEYLYISDVMHRAVIKLDEEGSEAAAVTVIGFYTTSAGGGQSYKTIRLDRPFVFFIRENSSNTILFMGVFSGR, translated from the coding sequence ATGCTTAATCGAATAATTTTCCTATCCATCATTTTTTTTGCAATGGTAATGTTACCAGGTTGTGATCTTTTTAATTCGGCGGATGATACAGATGAACCGCGCCGGGAATTGCCCCGCGAACTGTCTGTTCATGAGCTGATGATCTCTGAAGCATCAAATGATTTTAGTTTTCGCCTTCTGCAAACATTGATGGAAAAAGAGGGAGGTCAATCGTTTTTCGCCTCACCGCTTAGCATCTCCACTGCGTTTGCGATGGCCCTGAATGGGGCGGAAGGAGAAACCTATGATCAGATGCGGGATTTCTTTGGTTATACGGGAATGACCAACAACGAAATCAACCAGGCATACAAAGATTTGATCGAGCTGCTTACTACCCTCGATGCACAGGTGGTGATGAATATTGCCAACTCCATTTGGATCAGGGAGGGGTTTCCGGTTCTGGATGATTTTCTGAACAGCAACAGTGAATATTTCAATGCGGAGATAAGCGAACTCGATTTCAGTTCGCCTCAGGCGCCGGATATCATCAACGGTTGGATTGACGAAAAAACCAACGGATTGATTGAAGAAATGATAGAAGAAATTGACCCGCTGGTAGTGATGTACCTGATCAATGCCATCTATTTTAATGGTGACTGGACGGTTCAGTTCGATCCCGAAGAGACCCGCGACGCACCCTTTTACCTGGCAGACGGTACCCAAACCGAAGTGCCTATGATGCAGGCCCGCCAGGAATTTCGCTATTACGAAGACTCAGAATGGACAGCTCTGGATATGTGGTACGGAAACGACGGATTTTCATTTACAGCCCTGATTCCCACAGATAACAAAGTGCTGGAAGAACAGCTGCCTGAACTAACAGAAAGCAGGTTTTCATCCATCACACGTCAGCTCGAACAGGATACCCTCAATGTTTTTGTGCCAAAATTTGAGCTGGATTATGAAATTGAAGGCTTTCCCGAGATGCTAAAAGAAATGGGACTGACGCTGCCATTTGGTGAACCAGAAACCGATTTTTCGAGAATAAACAAAGATGAATATCTATACATTTCGGATGTAATGCACCGGGCAGTCATTAAACTTGACGAAGAAGGCAGCGAGGCGGCAGCTGTTACTGTAATCGGATTTTATACAACATCAGCAGGCGGAGGCCAATCGTATAAAACCATTCGTCTTGACCGGCCATTTGTCTTTTTTATCCGCGAAAACAGTTCGAATACCATATTGTTTATGGGGGTTTTTAGCGGGAGGTAA
- a CDS encoding M20/M25/M40 family metallo-hydrolase — protein sequence MVDRKFILKTVQDLVQINSVNPGLEEDGKGEAGVARYISKILDDLKIPYEIDELGPDRVNITGIIEGTGGGKSLVLNAHMDTVGVEGMSDPFSGKIEGDKLYGRGAYDMKGSISAIVGVAKAVKDHRVKLKGDLILSFVADEEFESIGANALIQKISADAAIVTEPTNLELCMAHRGFCVFKITTEGKTAHGGCHNEGVDANLKMGALLVELNKLANHLQKERKHPLCGEASMHVPMISGGRSLFIYSNSCTIHVERRTIPGETPSGVEQELKQIIRKIQDKDPEISASLELMMWRSPYEAEEGIGIVAAADTAAEGVFGKKLKRTGHTWWEDSAIFGEAGIETIIIGPKGGGIHEEVEWVELDSIHQLAELLLSTAKKFCSVSTLD from the coding sequence ATGGTTGACCGCAAATTCATCTTAAAAACAGTTCAGGACCTGGTTCAGATCAACTCCGTAAATCCCGGTCTTGAAGAAGACGGAAAGGGCGAAGCCGGGGTTGCCCGATATATCAGCAAAATCCTGGACGATTTGAAAATTCCGTATGAGATTGACGAGCTGGGGCCAGACCGTGTGAACATTACGGGAATCATAGAAGGTACCGGAGGTGGCAAATCCCTGGTTCTTAATGCTCACATGGATACGGTTGGAGTGGAGGGGATGAGCGATCCGTTTTCCGGGAAAATCGAGGGTGACAAACTCTACGGAAGAGGAGCTTACGATATGAAAGGGAGTATTTCGGCAATTGTCGGGGTGGCAAAGGCTGTAAAGGATCATCGGGTGAAGCTGAAAGGAGATCTGATACTTTCATTTGTGGCGGATGAAGAATTTGAGAGTATTGGTGCGAATGCACTGATACAGAAAATCAGCGCTGATGCCGCAATCGTCACTGAGCCAACCAACCTGGAACTATGCATGGCTCACAGAGGATTTTGCGTCTTCAAAATTACAACGGAAGGAAAAACAGCCCATGGAGGCTGCCATAATGAGGGAGTTGACGCCAACCTGAAAATGGGAGCGCTGCTCGTGGAACTGAATAAACTGGCAAATCATCTTCAGAAGGAGCGAAAGCATCCGCTTTGCGGGGAGGCATCCATGCATGTGCCTATGATTTCGGGAGGACGAAGCCTCTTTATCTATTCAAACAGCTGCACCATTCACGTGGAGCGGCGAACAATTCCCGGAGAAACACCTTCCGGAGTTGAACAGGAACTGAAACAGATTATCAGAAAAATACAGGATAAGGATCCCGAAATTAGCGCCTCTCTTGAGTTGATGATGTGGAGAAGCCCATACGAGGCGGAAGAAGGAATTGGAATTGTTGCTGCGGCAGATACTGCAGCCGAAGGGGTATTTGGGAAAAAACTAAAAAGGACGGGACACACCTGGTGGGAAGACTCAGCCATTTTTGGTGAAGCGGGAATTGAAACGATCATTATCGGCCCAAAAGGCGGCGGTATCCACGAGGAGGTTGAGTGGGTTGAGCTGGATTCTATACATCAGCTGGCAGAACTTCTGTTATCAACTGCGAAGAAATTTTGCTCGGTTAGTACACTTGATTAG
- a CDS encoding glycosyltransferase, producing MKVLHFKTTYLNESETFIDRLVRNHQEFSPVIATCNKLAFTEGLNIHEMPKSGFAGLVNTIQLKLNSSPKFLYKVFKQEKPDVVHGHFGLDSYRLIPVIKKFGTPFIVNFYGHDVIRLPQEFGWTARYNRLKKHLDFAIAGSDDMKSNLIDLGFNPERIQTIKLAVDLEKIQFQQRDSAGLNIMMVGRLVEKKGFIFAIRALSMLREKYPEAQMNIFGDGELLEVLKLEVAALDLENRVHFKGFTNNDEIIRQLYHHDMLLVPSVQAKDGDREGIPQTTVEGMATGIPVIATDHAGLPELIDDGKTGLQVPERDPEALYLAMHKLIQSPEIVKQVSHGGRKKVMEEHNIDIQVTKTEKLYKSLL from the coding sequence ATGAAAGTACTCCATTTTAAAACGACGTACCTGAACGAATCTGAAACATTCATCGATCGCCTGGTACGAAATCATCAGGAGTTTTCTCCCGTTATTGCAACATGCAATAAACTAGCGTTTACGGAAGGTTTAAACATTCATGAGATGCCAAAATCTGGCTTTGCGGGATTGGTAAACACCATTCAGCTCAAGCTCAATAGCAGTCCTAAATTTCTGTATAAGGTTTTTAAACAGGAGAAGCCGGATGTGGTGCACGGTCATTTTGGACTCGACTCTTATCGGTTGATCCCGGTCATAAAAAAATTTGGAACACCATTTATTGTTAATTTTTACGGTCATGATGTTATCCGGCTCCCGCAAGAATTTGGATGGACGGCAAGGTACAACCGGCTGAAAAAGCATCTCGATTTCGCCATTGCAGGTTCTGATGATATGAAGAGCAACCTGATTGACCTGGGATTTAATCCGGAGCGGATTCAGACCATCAAACTCGCCGTGGACCTGGAAAAGATTCAGTTTCAGCAGCGTGATTCTGCCGGATTGAACATTATGATGGTTGGGCGCCTGGTTGAGAAAAAAGGATTTATTTTCGCAATTCGAGCATTAAGTATGCTCCGCGAAAAGTACCCCGAAGCACAAATGAATATTTTCGGAGACGGTGAACTTCTTGAAGTTTTAAAACTGGAAGTTGCTGCACTGGATCTTGAAAACCGTGTCCACTTTAAGGGTTTCACAAATAATGATGAGATTATCCGTCAGCTATATCATCACGATATGCTTCTTGTGCCAAGTGTACAGGCCAAAGATGGCGACAGAGAAGGCATCCCGCAGACTACCGTTGAAGGGATGGCGACGGGAATACCGGTCATTGCCACAGACCACGCTGGGCTTCCGGAATTAATCGATGATGGGAAAACCGGTCTTCAGGTTCCGGAACGTGATCCGGAAGCGTTGTATCTTGCGATGCATAAGCTGATTCAATCACCTGAAATCGTAAAACAAGTGAGTCATGGGGGGAGGAAAAAGGTGATGGAGGAGCATAATATTGATATTCAAGTCACCAAAACTGAAAAACTTTACAAAAGTTTATTGTAA
- a CDS encoding TolC family protein → MKTTFLATLFSIFFLLSTITHAVAQDTVRVSLPEFIERGLDRSGQTDYLYNEVDLANNRVEQARNQRFLPRIELSTQHGVIPGVVSQEDLSPGQYYLDPNLSNDWEDWAIFTRAELSAVQPIYTWGAIDNAIEAATLGAQAAEFRFEAERKEIEIQLYELYYSYQLAEEMNRILGDAESQMRQVERQLREMEEEGDPDLKQSDIFKFELFQAEFVVQRVEVEQSLQSIRRIWNYAMGGDATVVYIPEQNFIEAVPFELEPYDYYETFAMESRAELKGADAGIAATQRSIDATKAQNYPALFLGITGSYANTPNRPRQTNPFIINSTNYASAAVGLSIRQNLNFRSNRNSVERARIENRRVQNLKDALTDGIILELNERYREALVAQTRVTQLEEKLTISRNWVRQEQLDYDFGFGEVDDLIESVQNELETRVELKQNVFELNKRVATLYKAAGIPISQLGIN, encoded by the coding sequence ATGAAGACTACTTTTCTCGCCACACTTTTTTCAATATTCTTTTTATTATCTACAATCACACATGCGGTTGCTCAGGATACGGTAAGGGTGTCTCTCCCGGAGTTTATCGAACGCGGGCTGGACCGATCGGGTCAAACGGATTACCTTTATAATGAGGTAGACCTTGCAAACAACCGGGTTGAACAGGCCAGAAATCAACGATTTTTGCCCCGAATTGAACTGAGTACACAGCACGGTGTAATACCCGGCGTTGTGAGTCAGGAAGATTTGAGCCCTGGACAGTACTATCTCGACCCAAACTTATCAAACGACTGGGAAGACTGGGCCATCTTTACACGGGCAGAGCTGAGTGCTGTACAACCAATTTATACATGGGGAGCTATTGATAACGCAATTGAAGCGGCTACTCTCGGTGCACAGGCTGCTGAGTTTCGGTTTGAAGCCGAACGTAAAGAGATTGAAATTCAGCTGTATGAGCTCTATTACAGCTATCAGCTGGCTGAAGAGATGAATAGAATTCTGGGAGACGCAGAAAGCCAGATGCGCCAGGTTGAACGGCAGCTGCGGGAGATGGAAGAAGAGGGTGATCCCGACCTGAAACAATCCGATATTTTTAAATTTGAGCTGTTTCAAGCTGAATTTGTAGTTCAGCGTGTTGAAGTAGAGCAAAGCCTCCAATCGATAAGAAGAATCTGGAATTATGCAATGGGCGGTGATGCAACCGTTGTTTATATACCTGAACAGAATTTTATTGAAGCCGTACCTTTTGAACTTGAACCGTACGATTATTATGAAACTTTTGCAATGGAAAGCAGGGCTGAATTAAAAGGCGCGGATGCCGGAATTGCAGCAACACAGCGATCGATTGATGCCACAAAAGCACAAAATTACCCGGCACTTTTCCTGGGGATCACCGGAAGTTATGCAAATACACCCAATCGTCCCCGCCAAACCAATCCGTTTATTATCAATAGCACAAATTACGCATCTGCGGCAGTGGGACTCAGCATTCGCCAGAATCTGAACTTCAGATCAAATCGAAACAGTGTTGAAAGGGCCCGAATTGAAAACCGACGCGTACAGAATCTCAAAGATGCATTAACAGACGGCATTATTCTTGAATTGAACGAACGGTACCGCGAAGCATTGGTGGCACAAACACGGGTTACACAACTTGAGGAAAAGCTTACCATATCCCGGAACTGGGTTCGTCAAGAACAGCTGGACTACGATTTTGGTTTTGGCGAAGTAGATGATTTAATTGAATCTGTACAGAATGAACTCGAAACTCGTGTTGAATTGAAACAAAATGTCTTCGAATTGAATAAAAGAGTAGCAACGCTATACAAGGCTGCCGGGATTCCAATCTCACAGCTCGGCATTAATTAA
- a CDS encoding phospholipid-binding protein MlaC, with protein sequence MHLKNILAVFISLLLASSLIAQNGADEIRQMLDDRDEEIKELLGPKGSTYTQEQRDELKEIINGVIDFRSMAAYALDDTFNEISSDQRERFVSLFSTIVRDQSLNRLDIYRAEVTYENISVDGSTARVETIAQLENVRTPVNYDMERQDGEWMIIDMEIDDVSTAQSYHRQFQNIIRQRGFDALMDSLERRASRSST encoded by the coding sequence ATGCATTTAAAAAATATTTTAGCTGTATTTATTTCACTACTGTTGGCATCCAGTTTAATCGCTCAAAATGGTGCTGATGAAATACGACAGATGCTTGATGACAGAGATGAGGAGATCAAAGAGCTTTTGGGCCCAAAGGGAAGCACCTACACCCAGGAGCAGCGTGATGAGCTTAAAGAAATCATAAACGGTGTCATTGATTTCAGATCGATGGCAGCTTATGCACTCGATGATACGTTCAATGAAATCAGCAGTGATCAGCGAGAGCGTTTTGTATCACTCTTTTCAACGATTGTACGCGATCAGTCACTGAACCGTCTCGATATTTACAGGGCTGAGGTTACATATGAAAATATTTCTGTTGACGGCAGCACAGCACGTGTAGAAACCATCGCCCAGCTCGAAAACGTTAGAACACCTGTAAATTACGATATGGAACGGCAGGATGGAGAATGGATGATCATCGACATGGAGATTGATGATGTATCCACCGCCCAATCGTATCACAGGCAGTTTCAAAATATTATTCGTCAGCGTGGTTTTGATGCTCTGATGGACAGTCTGGAGCGACGTGCATCTCGCTCATCTACCTGA
- a CDS encoding cystathionine gamma-synthase family protein: MDLKKSKRGTASVWAGEEELFQDGSSTVPIVNTVTYAYKNLDEWVDVALGKKPGFIYSRNTNPTVAVLEEKIRLLENAEAATSFSTGMAAISNTLFALLKPGDRVVSIKDSYGGTSKLFLEFLPKLNIEVQLCETEDHEQLEKEIAKGCTLVYLESPTNPTLKIIDLKRIAAASKKAGALVVADNTFGTPINQNPLELGVDLVIHSATKFLGGHSDTLCGLVCGEKSLVHKIFQYREITGATLHPETAYNVIRGMKTLELRVNRQNENALKISRFLYDHPKISRVFYPGLDTHRGHDIAKRQMKGFGGVLSFELDGDYESVKTFLHHLKFVHLAASLGSVSTLAGPPSVTSHVELSEQQRKKLGISESLIRYSTGIENSEDLIDDLKQALEKI; encoded by the coding sequence ATGGATTTGAAAAAAAGTAAACGGGGCACAGCATCGGTATGGGCGGGTGAAGAAGAACTGTTTCAGGACGGCAGTTCAACAGTACCTATTGTGAATACCGTTACATACGCTTACAAAAATCTTGATGAATGGGTTGATGTGGCGTTGGGCAAAAAGCCGGGCTTTATCTATAGCCGAAATACCAATCCAACCGTAGCCGTGCTGGAAGAGAAAATCAGGTTGCTTGAAAATGCAGAGGCGGCTACGTCATTCTCTACAGGAATGGCAGCCATCAGTAACACTCTGTTTGCGCTTCTTAAACCGGGTGATCGGGTTGTTTCTATAAAAGATTCGTATGGCGGTACAAGCAAGTTATTCCTGGAATTTCTGCCGAAACTAAATATAGAAGTTCAGCTCTGTGAGACGGAAGACCACGAACAGCTTGAAAAGGAGATTGCCAAAGGCTGTACGCTGGTTTACCTGGAGTCGCCCACAAATCCCACGCTGAAAATCATAGATCTTAAGCGAATTGCTGCTGCATCAAAGAAAGCCGGGGCTTTGGTTGTTGCGGACAATACCTTCGGCACACCGATCAACCAGAACCCGCTGGAGCTGGGCGTTGATCTTGTAATCCACAGTGCTACGAAATTTCTTGGAGGGCATTCTGATACACTCTGCGGGCTGGTTTGTGGTGAAAAATCGCTGGTCCATAAAATCTTTCAATACAGGGAAATAACCGGGGCTACCCTGCATCCGGAAACGGCGTACAACGTGATACGGGGAATGAAAACCCTTGAACTTCGCGTAAATCGACAAAACGAAAATGCGTTGAAGATTTCCCGGTTTCTCTATGATCACCCCAAAATTTCCAGGGTATTTTATCCCGGGCTCGATACGCACCGGGGTCATGACATTGCCAAACGGCAGATGAAAGGTTTTGGAGGTGTGCTGAGTTTTGAACTTGATGGCGATTATGAATCCGTGAAGACGTTTCTGCATCATCTTAAGTTTGTTCACCTTGCGGCAAGTCTGGGATCAGTGAGTACGCTTGCGGGACCTCCAAGTGTCACGAGCCATGTTGAACTCTCGGAGCAGCAGCGTAAAAAACTTGGTATTTCAGAGAGCTTGATTCGCTATTCGACCGGTATCGAAAACAGCGAGGATCTGATTGATGATCTGAAACAGGCGCTTGAAAAAATTTGA
- a CDS encoding FkbM family methyltransferase: protein MKNPLTKIKRSVKFHYYRVKNDWMFPEGTSHLTGGDIAKGDYEPMMTKNVENYLSEGDLFIDVGANVGYYSRIASDKVGSDGAVYAFEAETNNFYALYKNTQLLDNVVAMNFAASDKCEIVKLYQSRHPSSHSMHQSSRNLDGKRFTVPTITLDDFWEKYLSKSKIKLIKIDVEGAELNVLRGMEKILSSGAVNNILIEYHRKILHNKDEISKEKFNEILSLYTVTLLDKKNRVNTKITTIEDFLKITEYEKDDEYQRNINFIISLTKVN from the coding sequence ATGAAGAACCCATTAACGAAAATAAAAAGATCTGTAAAATTTCATTATTACAGAGTTAAAAATGATTGGATGTTTCCTGAGGGTACATCACACTTAACCGGGGGGGATATAGCGAAGGGTGATTATGAGCCTATGATGACAAAAAATGTCGAAAATTATTTGAGCGAGGGAGATCTGTTTATCGATGTAGGAGCCAATGTAGGCTATTATTCAAGGATTGCTTCTGATAAAGTTGGAAGCGATGGAGCAGTTTATGCATTCGAAGCAGAAACCAATAATTTTTATGCTTTGTATAAAAATACTCAATTGTTAGATAATGTAGTTGCGATGAATTTTGCTGCTTCTGATAAATGTGAAATCGTAAAATTATATCAAAGCAGGCATCCTTCTTCGCATAGTATGCACCAATCGAGTAGAAATCTTGATGGGAAACGTTTTACAGTACCGACAATCACATTAGATGATTTTTGGGAAAAGTATCTTTCAAAATCAAAAATTAAACTCATCAAAATTGATGTTGAGGGTGCTGAACTAAACGTTCTTCGCGGTATGGAAAAAATACTTTCATCAGGGGCTGTAAACAATATTCTGATAGAATATCACAGGAAAATTCTTCACAATAAGGATGAGATATCAAAAGAAAAATTCAATGAAATACTCTCTCTGTATACCGTAACACTGTTAGACAAAAAAAATAGGGTTAACACCAAAATCACAACGATCGAAGATTTTCTAAAAATTACAGAGTATGAAAAAGATGATGAGTATCAGAGAAACATAAATTTTATCATCTCATTAACTAAAGTGAACTAA
- a CDS encoding oligosaccharide flippase family protein, with amino-acid sequence MGEKKKDNLTEKAGVVVFARIITTVIDLAIVIATIQILSKTDFAIIGYLLMIHEVARNLATLGFPESIFYYFERISGSAKRGFFAQTTAILLCTGLIAGAFVLIVAYFAPNMLTEWDPLSVNRVQDLLPWMGLLAVLEIPTWPVTNVLLAIDKQRQSAWYEMLTSLLSFGCLVVPLALGYPLEIAVYGLVIYGVIRFFGSFIWIHYALPDGKLSESEVTIKEQADFSLPLGFSSLTNKINRYVDKFVVSILLPAAAYAEYTIGAQEVPIIRVIPFAVGSVLISRYVSLQLDEKKEELLELWYKGVEKVSLLVIPLTILSIVIAPDLVSLIAESEGTDYSNAVLPFQIYNLIVLMRVTHYGSILQAFGDTKGVFYVSLNLVAANIILSIPFTMIWGINGTATSTLIANFYNWFVVLRRIGGHMNLPVHKVLPFPFYFKVLGTSVLVAIPAWFARFTLFDPDMIIRGLGFSIVSYLLMFAIAGTLFRVITPDDWSKFKNWIMLKFLSSKKEE; translated from the coding sequence ATGGGTGAAAAGAAGAAAGATAATCTGACCGAAAAAGCGGGAGTTGTGGTATTTGCCCGGATCATTACCACGGTGATTGACCTGGCAATTGTAATCGCGACAATTCAGATTCTCTCCAAAACCGATTTTGCGATCATCGGGTACCTGCTGATGATACACGAGGTTGCGCGGAATCTCGCTACGCTTGGTTTTCCAGAGAGCATATTTTACTATTTCGAGCGGATCAGCGGGAGTGCAAAGCGCGGATTTTTTGCCCAGACTACAGCTATTCTGCTTTGTACCGGCCTCATAGCGGGTGCTTTTGTTTTGATTGTCGCTTACTTCGCGCCGAATATGCTCACGGAATGGGATCCGCTTAGCGTAAATCGCGTGCAGGATCTGCTTCCCTGGATGGGGCTTCTGGCCGTACTCGAAATTCCGACCTGGCCGGTTACAAATGTTTTGCTTGCAATCGATAAGCAGCGGCAGTCTGCCTGGTACGAAATGCTAACCAGCCTCCTCTCTTTTGGCTGCCTTGTGGTGCCGCTTGCGCTTGGATATCCGCTTGAAATTGCGGTTTACGGGTTGGTAATCTACGGTGTGATCCGCTTTTTCGGTTCATTTATCTGGATCCATTATGCCCTGCCGGATGGCAAACTGAGCGAATCAGAAGTAACCATTAAAGAGCAGGCTGATTTTTCGCTTCCGCTCGGGTTTTCCTCACTCACAAATAAGATCAACCGGTACGTGGATAAATTTGTGGTATCGATTTTGCTGCCGGCCGCTGCGTATGCCGAGTATACCATCGGAGCGCAGGAGGTGCCGATAATTCGTGTGATTCCGTTTGCGGTGGGTTCGGTTCTGATCAGCCGCTACGTGAGCCTGCAGCTCGATGAAAAGAAAGAGGAGCTTCTCGAGCTTTGGTACAAAGGCGTGGAAAAAGTGAGTCTGCTGGTGATACCTCTCACGATTCTTTCGATTGTCATTGCCCCTGATTTGGTGTCACTTATCGCAGAATCAGAAGGGACTGATTACTCAAATGCTGTTCTGCCGTTTCAAATATATAACCTCATTGTGTTAATGCGGGTTACGCACTACGGCAGTATTTTGCAGGCGTTTGGTGATACGAAAGGTGTGTTTTATGTGAGCCTTAATCTTGTGGCGGCAAACATCATCCTGAGTATTCCATTTACAATGATCTGGGGCATCAACGGAACAGCCACCTCAACACTCATTGCCAATTTCTATAACTGGTTCGTGGTGCTGCGAAGAATTGGCGGGCATATGAATCTGCCTGTTCACAAAGTGCTGCCGTTTCCATTCTACTTCAAAGTGCTCGGAACGTCCGTTCTGGTGGCAATTCCTGCCTGGTTTGCCCGCTTTACACTTTTTGACCCCGATATGATTATCCGCGGACTTGGATTCAGCATCGTCTCATACCTGCTGATGTTCGCTATAGCCGGAACCCTTTTCAGAGTGATTACTCCTGACGACTGGAGCAAGTTTAAGAACTGGATTATGCTGAAGTTTTTGAGTTCTAAAAAAGAAGAGTGA